Proteins encoded within one genomic window of Nonomuraea gerenzanensis:
- a CDS encoding class II 3-deoxy-7-phosphoheptulonate synthase → MSSNLVDLDSWRALPAAQQPDWPDRGELDKVVAELGGLPPLVFAGECDQLKEQMAAVARGEAFVLQGGDCAETFAGATADNVRQKLKTLLQMAIVLTYAGRVPVVKIGRVAGQFAKPRSKGTEVRNGVELPAYRGDMVNGFDFTAEARRPDPWRLLKAYHSSAVTLNLARAFTKGGYADLRQVHAWNQDFVAESPAGRRYEQLAREIDQALAFMRACGADPEEFHTVEFYSSHEALILDYDRALTRIDSRTGLPYDVSAHMVWIGERTRQLDGAHVDFFAKIRNPIGVKLGPTTSPDEALALIDKLNPANEAGRLTFITRMGASKIREHLPALVKEVTATGAKVAWICDPMHGNTFEAPSGHKTRRLDDVLDEVAGFFEVHRSLGTHPGGIHIEFTGDDVTECVGGGFEIGETDLATRYETACDPRLNRGQSLDLAFRVAELYRG, encoded by the coding sequence GTGAGCAGCAATCTAGTGGATCTCGATTCCTGGCGAGCCCTCCCCGCGGCGCAGCAGCCCGACTGGCCGGACCGCGGCGAGCTCGACAAGGTTGTCGCCGAGCTCGGCGGCCTGCCCCCGCTGGTCTTCGCCGGCGAATGCGACCAGCTCAAGGAGCAGATGGCCGCGGTGGCCCGCGGCGAGGCGTTCGTCCTGCAGGGCGGTGACTGCGCCGAGACCTTCGCCGGCGCCACGGCCGACAACGTGCGCCAGAAGTTGAAGACGTTGCTGCAGATGGCCATCGTGCTGACGTACGCGGGCCGGGTGCCGGTGGTGAAAATCGGCCGGGTCGCCGGTCAGTTCGCCAAGCCGCGCTCCAAGGGCACGGAGGTGCGCAACGGCGTCGAGCTGCCCGCCTACCGCGGCGACATGGTCAACGGCTTCGACTTCACCGCCGAGGCGCGCAGGCCCGACCCGTGGCGGCTGCTCAAGGCGTACCACTCCTCCGCCGTGACGCTCAACCTGGCGCGCGCCTTCACCAAGGGCGGCTACGCCGACCTGCGGCAGGTGCACGCGTGGAACCAGGACTTCGTGGCCGAGTCGCCCGCCGGGCGCCGCTACGAGCAGCTGGCCAGGGAGATCGACCAGGCGCTGGCGTTCATGCGGGCGTGCGGGGCCGATCCCGAGGAGTTCCACACGGTCGAGTTCTACTCCTCGCACGAGGCGCTCATCCTCGACTACGACCGGGCGCTCACGCGCATCGACTCGCGTACGGGGCTGCCCTACGACGTGTCGGCGCACATGGTCTGGATCGGTGAGCGCACCCGCCAGCTCGACGGGGCGCACGTCGACTTCTTCGCCAAGATCCGCAACCCGATCGGCGTCAAGCTGGGCCCGACGACCTCGCCCGACGAGGCGCTGGCCCTGATCGACAAGCTCAACCCGGCCAACGAGGCGGGGCGGCTCACGTTCATCACCCGGATGGGCGCCTCCAAGATCCGCGAGCACCTGCCCGCGCTGGTCAAGGAGGTCACCGCGACCGGCGCCAAGGTGGCCTGGATCTGCGACCCGATGCACGGCAACACCTTCGAGGCGCCGAGCGGCCACAAGACGCGCCGCCTCGACGACGTGCTCGACGAGGTGGCCGGCTTCTTCGAGGTGCACCGCTCGCTCGGCACGCACCCCGGCGGCATCCACATCGAGTTCACCGGCGACGACGTGACGGAGTGCGTGGGCGGCGGGTTCGAGATCGGCGAGACCGACCTGGCCACGCGCTACGAGACGGCGTGCGACCCCCGGCTCAACCGCGGCCAGTCGCTCGACCTCGCCTTCCGGGTGGCGGAGCTCTACCGCGGCTGA
- a CDS encoding FAD-dependent oxidoreductase — protein sequence MSCVIAGGGPAGALLALLLARSGVEVTLLEKHGDFLRDFRGDTIHPSTLQVLDELGLAGEFLELPHRKAYDLFMVTDRGDVRIATLRRLPGRYRYVAFVPQWDFLNLITSAAGRHPGFRLLMNAEAYDLIREGGAVRGLRYRDASGEHEIRAELTVAADGRHSVLRKRAGLVPESLGAPMDVLWFRLPREAGDRDDTFLRISPGHMMVAINRESYWQLAYLIRKGGYGELTRQGIDALRGPVARLLPWLGERVAGLGSYDDVSVLTVMIDRLRRWHRPGLLVIGDAAHAMSPVFGVGINLAVQDAVATANLLAGPLRAGTPIPESALHRVQRRRMLPTRVTQAAQRVVQNLVISRALTHRLDPSGLPPDLTRIPVLNRVAPRFIGHGVRPEHVTVKEL from the coding sequence ATGAGCTGTGTGATAGCGGGCGGCGGCCCGGCGGGTGCGCTGCTCGCCCTGCTGCTGGCCAGGTCAGGCGTCGAGGTGACGCTGCTGGAGAAGCACGGCGACTTCCTGCGTGACTTCCGGGGTGACACCATCCACCCCTCGACGCTGCAGGTGCTCGACGAGCTGGGGCTGGCCGGGGAGTTCCTGGAGCTGCCGCACCGCAAGGCGTACGACCTGTTCATGGTCACCGACCGCGGCGACGTGCGGATCGCGACCCTGCGCCGGCTGCCGGGCCGCTACCGTTACGTGGCGTTCGTCCCGCAGTGGGACTTCCTCAACCTGATCACGTCGGCGGCCGGGCGCCACCCGGGGTTCAGGCTGCTGATGAACGCCGAGGCGTACGACTTGATCCGCGAGGGCGGCGCGGTGCGCGGCCTGCGCTACCGCGACGCCTCGGGCGAGCACGAGATCAGGGCGGAGCTGACGGTCGCCGCCGACGGGCGGCACTCGGTGCTGCGCAAGCGGGCCGGCCTGGTGCCGGAGAGCCTGGGCGCGCCCATGGACGTGCTGTGGTTCCGGCTGCCCCGCGAGGCCGGCGACCGCGACGACACGTTCCTGCGCATCTCGCCGGGGCACATGATGGTCGCGATCAACCGGGAGAGCTACTGGCAGCTCGCCTACCTGATCCGCAAGGGCGGCTACGGCGAGCTGACCCGGCAGGGCATCGACGCGCTGCGCGGCCCGGTGGCCCGGCTGCTGCCGTGGCTGGGCGAGCGGGTCGCGGGGCTCGGCTCCTACGACGACGTCAGCGTGCTCACGGTCATGATCGACAGGCTGCGCCGCTGGCACCGGCCGGGGCTGCTGGTCATCGGGGACGCCGCGCACGCCATGTCGCCGGTGTTCGGCGTGGGTATCAACCTGGCCGTGCAGGACGCCGTGGCCACCGCCAACCTGCTGGCGGGCCCGCTCCGCGCGGGCACGCCGATCCCGGAGTCGGCGCTGCACCGGGTGCAGCGCCGCCGCATGCTGCCGACCAGGGTCACGCAGGCGGCCCAGCGGGTGGTGCAGAACCTGGTGATCAGCCGGGCGCTGACGCACCGGCTCGACCCGTCGGGGCTGCCGCCGGACCTGACGAGGATCCCGGTGCTCAACAGAGTGGCCCCCCGTTTCATCGGCCACGGGGTGCGGCCGGAGCACGTCACTGTAAAGGAACTTTGA
- a CDS encoding anti-sigma factor, with protein sequence MKDELHTLSGAYAVHALPYAEWVLFDKHLHACATCAAEVRHLRETAARLAETVAERPPARLRQRLLDAASRSRGFEDPPQQVREDSPTVWRRPPAAAPAPGDTQQPATLSLPPEEPAYRPGPSIPVTADNGQRVVPLRRRRTRLMAALTAVSAAAAVALGAVAFDARRDLGDLTSRNEEMVAVLAAPDAKTMREPVTTGGTATVVISRDMGRMVFTSSGLAELPDTKGYELWLMGPEGPRPAGLLDRRQDGVSHPMTLAPLDRDGHVALTIEPAGGSERPTTQPIMLAELPEA encoded by the coding sequence ATGAAGGACGAACTCCACACCCTCTCTGGCGCCTACGCCGTGCACGCACTGCCGTACGCCGAGTGGGTGCTGTTCGACAAGCACCTGCATGCGTGCGCCACGTGCGCGGCCGAGGTGCGGCACCTGCGCGAGACGGCCGCGAGGCTGGCGGAGACGGTGGCCGAGCGGCCGCCCGCCAGGCTGCGGCAGCGCCTGCTCGACGCCGCCTCCCGGTCACGGGGCTTCGAGGACCCGCCGCAGCAGGTGCGCGAGGACAGCCCGACCGTCTGGAGACGCCCGCCCGCCGCCGCGCCGGCGCCGGGCGACACGCAGCAGCCGGCGACGCTCAGCCTGCCGCCGGAGGAGCCGGCCTACCGGCCGGGGCCGTCGATCCCCGTGACGGCCGACAACGGGCAGCGGGTGGTGCCGCTGCGGCGCCGGCGCACCCGGCTGATGGCGGCGCTGACCGCGGTCTCCGCCGCGGCGGCCGTCGCCCTCGGCGCGGTCGCCTTCGACGCCCGCCGTGACCTCGGCGACCTGACCAGCAGGAACGAGGAGATGGTTGCGGTGCTGGCCGCGCCCGACGCCAAGACCATGCGCGAGCCCGTCACCACCGGCGGCACCGCCACCGTCGTGATCTCGCGCGACATGGGCCGCATGGTGTTCACCTCGTCCGGCCTGGCCGAGCTGCCCGACACCAAGGGGTACGAGCTGTGGCTCATGGGCCCGGAGGGGCCGCGCCCCGCCGGGCTGCTCGACCGGCGGCAGGACGGCGTGAGCCACCCCATGACGCTGGCGCCGCTGGACCGCGACGGGCACGTGGCGCTCACCATCGAGCCCGCCGGCGGCTCCGAACGGCCCACCACGCAACCCATCATGCTGGCCGAATTGCCCGAGGCGTGA
- a CDS encoding M64 family metallopeptidase — protein sequence MRIFAALTLATALLCVSPAAPAAAAEPGSATVVPVQVTGSPAKRFNLILLGDGYTEAEQARFRADADRHLNVMWSIEPFKSYRNYINVYRVDIVSGESGISCDPGLDAPRRTTPLSMGFWGRCNPASVQRLITMDNAAATRYADLVTGTTSGNRQILALGNSGTYGGAGGSYATASGSNSMSALISPHELGHSLGGLQDEYDYYQRGVPGGAYQGGEPSSAHHTLLTAQELLDQRRKWWRWLGEPSESGGPIGRYEGGLYYTTGVWRPSAHSMMKTLGYYFDQVSREVMTQRITAKTMLIQDATPAEAPVGADRVLWVEPMRPVSHSLRTTWAVDGRDLPGDRDSLDLRTLGLTPGTHTVTATVTDPTAFVRDPAIRAAMTRTRTWTVDTAITTPPDGAEPAIVSATPTDRPLGREDVVYVETTHPATTVPDVTWTLNGRTYHGTDLDLGELDVKPGPLTATLGGRTLTWTVDATGPSTAYELSPPLAGSGDTYVYNGPFTMRLTGTDDRDGYVVSESRVDGDGWFNYFGWPTSSELPWTFSEQGTVIDSLVYGKLPRGRHTIEYRSIDAAGNHGRAEHFTVTTIAPPPACTSTVTGTHRGPLTVTGGVTCLDGAQVTGVVTVRPGASLVVDGGRITGALNAVRPAQVHLLGARVDGALAVSGAAGLTVVGADVRGAVLLSGNTAPILSGSTIKGALACTGDTPADLDVPNTIKGGSRCGDLSGGRSAGRPYEAVRHAGP from the coding sequence ATGCGTATCTTCGCCGCCCTGACACTGGCCACCGCCCTGTTATGCGTGTCCCCAGCGGCACCCGCCGCCGCGGCCGAGCCCGGCTCGGCGACGGTGGTGCCCGTCCAGGTGACGGGCTCGCCGGCCAAGAGGTTCAACCTGATCCTCCTCGGTGACGGCTACACCGAGGCCGAGCAGGCCAGATTCCGCGCCGACGCCGACCGGCACCTCAACGTGATGTGGTCGATCGAGCCGTTCAAGTCCTACCGGAACTACATCAACGTCTACCGCGTCGACATCGTCTCGGGTGAGTCCGGCATCAGCTGCGACCCCGGCCTCGACGCGCCCCGCCGCACGACCCCGCTCAGCATGGGCTTCTGGGGCCGCTGCAACCCCGCCAGCGTCCAGCGCCTCATCACCATGGACAACGCCGCCGCCACCCGCTACGCCGACCTGGTCACCGGCACCACCTCAGGCAACCGGCAGATCCTCGCCCTGGGCAACAGCGGCACGTACGGCGGCGCGGGCGGCTCCTACGCCACCGCCTCCGGCAGCAACAGCATGTCCGCCCTGATCAGCCCGCACGAGCTGGGCCACTCCCTGGGCGGCCTCCAGGACGAGTACGACTACTACCAGCGCGGCGTCCCCGGCGGCGCGTACCAGGGCGGCGAGCCGTCCAGCGCCCACCACACGCTGCTCACGGCGCAGGAGCTGCTCGACCAGCGCAGGAAGTGGTGGCGCTGGCTCGGCGAGCCCAGCGAGTCGGGCGGCCCGATCGGCCGCTACGAGGGTGGCCTGTACTACACGACCGGCGTGTGGCGCCCCAGCGCCCACTCGATGATGAAGACCCTCGGCTACTACTTCGACCAGGTCAGCCGCGAGGTCATGACGCAGCGCATCACCGCCAAGACCATGCTGATCCAGGACGCCACGCCCGCGGAGGCGCCCGTCGGCGCCGACCGCGTGCTCTGGGTCGAGCCGATGCGCCCCGTCAGCCACTCCCTGCGCACCACCTGGGCCGTGGACGGCCGGGACCTGCCCGGCGACCGCGACTCGCTCGACCTGCGCACCCTCGGCCTGACCCCGGGCACCCACACGGTCACCGCGACCGTCACCGACCCGACCGCGTTCGTCCGGGACCCGGCCATCAGGGCCGCCATGACCAGGACCCGCACCTGGACCGTGGACACCGCCATCACCACCCCGCCGGACGGCGCCGAGCCCGCGATCGTCTCCGCCACACCCACCGACCGGCCGCTCGGCCGCGAGGACGTCGTGTACGTCGAGACCACGCACCCGGCGACCACCGTCCCCGACGTCACCTGGACCCTGAACGGCCGCACCTACCACGGCACCGACCTGGACCTGGGCGAGCTGGACGTGAAACCGGGGCCGCTCACCGCGACCCTCGGCGGGCGCACCCTCACCTGGACCGTCGACGCCACCGGCCCGAGCACGGCGTACGAGCTGTCGCCGCCGCTGGCCGGGTCCGGCGACACCTACGTCTACAACGGCCCCTTCACCATGCGGCTCACCGGCACCGACGACCGCGACGGGTACGTGGTCTCGGAGTCGCGGGTGGACGGCGACGGCTGGTTCAACTACTTCGGCTGGCCCACGTCCTCCGAGCTGCCGTGGACGTTCTCCGAGCAGGGCACGGTGATCGACTCCCTCGTGTACGGCAAGCTGCCGCGCGGCAGGCACACCATCGAGTACCGCTCGATCGACGCCGCGGGCAACCACGGCCGGGCCGAGCACTTCACCGTCACCACCATCGCCCCGCCGCCCGCCTGCACCAGCACCGTCACGGGCACCCACCGGGGCCCGCTCACCGTCACCGGCGGCGTCACCTGCCTCGACGGTGCCCAGGTCACGGGCGTCGTCACGGTCAGGCCCGGCGCGTCGCTGGTCGTCGACGGCGGCCGGATCACCGGCGCGCTCAACGCGGTGCGACCGGCCCAGGTGCACCTGCTCGGCGCCCGCGTGGACGGCGCGCTGGCCGTCAGCGGCGCGGCCGGGCTGACCGTCGTGGGCGCGGACGTGCGCGGCGCCGTGCTGCTCAGCGGCAACACGGCGCCGATCCTGTCGGGCAGCACGATCAAGGGCGCGCTCGCCTGCACCGGCGACACGCCCGCCGACCTCGACGTGCCCAACACGATCAAGGGCGGCAGCCGATGCGGCGACCTGTCCGGCGGGCGGTCAGCCGGCCGCCCGTACGAGGCGGTCCGGCACGCCGGCCCGTGA
- a CDS encoding phosphotransferase family protein — protein sequence MDSRTKRRLSDAELDALVRRAVGAGVTAATELTDGYANAVWRLKLDDGREAVLKLSPPPDLEQLSYERNLLRMEAAAIGLAAAAGVPVAGLLRAGYDDPVLGGDYLLLAALDGVSWNDVKPDNHAELRRELGGHLARFNAVTGEVFGYPHAGITGATWPEAFLAMTAALLGDTERYPTPLPRPAGEIQAVFEAAAPALAEVTTPRLVHFDVWAGNVFLDLSGTPRIQAIIDHERAFWGDPLAEFVTPTIFGELAEDDPLLAGYREVSPVELTPAARTRLDLYRAYLYLILLVENGPRQYPPDEYARVRDAATASLTDVLDRLVSAAS from the coding sequence GTGGACAGCAGGACCAAGCGCCGGTTATCCGACGCCGAGCTCGACGCGCTGGTGCGCCGTGCGGTGGGCGCGGGCGTCACGGCCGCCACCGAGCTGACCGACGGCTACGCCAACGCCGTGTGGCGGCTGAAGCTGGACGACGGGCGCGAGGCGGTGCTCAAGCTGTCTCCCCCGCCCGACCTGGAGCAGCTCAGCTACGAGCGCAACCTGCTGCGCATGGAGGCCGCCGCGATCGGCCTGGCCGCCGCGGCGGGCGTGCCCGTGGCGGGGCTGCTGCGGGCGGGCTACGACGACCCGGTGCTCGGCGGCGACTACCTGCTGCTGGCCGCGCTCGACGGCGTGTCGTGGAACGACGTCAAGCCGGACAACCACGCGGAGCTGCGCAGGGAGCTGGGCGGGCATCTGGCCAGGTTCAACGCGGTGACGGGCGAGGTGTTCGGCTACCCGCACGCGGGGATCACCGGCGCCACCTGGCCCGAGGCGTTCCTGGCGATGACGGCGGCGCTGCTGGGCGACACCGAGCGGTACCCGACGCCGCTGCCGCGGCCCGCCGGGGAGATCCAGGCGGTGTTCGAGGCGGCGGCGCCGGCGCTGGCGGAGGTGACGACGCCGCGGCTGGTGCACTTCGACGTGTGGGCGGGCAACGTCTTCCTCGACCTGAGCGGGACGCCGCGGATCCAGGCGATCATCGACCACGAGCGGGCCTTCTGGGGCGACCCGCTGGCCGAGTTCGTGACGCCGACGATCTTCGGGGAGCTGGCGGAGGACGATCCGCTGCTGGCGGGCTACCGCGAGGTGAGCCCGGTGGAGCTGACGCCGGCTGCGCGCACCAGGCTCGACCTCTACCGGGCCTATCTGTACCTGATCCTGCTGGTCGAGAACGGACCCCGGCAGTACCCGCCGGACGAGTACGCCAGGGTCCGCGATGCGGCTACGGCGTCACTGACGGACGTGCTGGACCGCCTGGTGAGCGCCGCGTCCTGA
- a CDS encoding LacI family DNA-binding transcriptional regulator, with product MNRPTLEAVAARAGVGRGTVSRVINGSPNVSAKAREAVELAIRELGYVPNRAARALVTRRTDTVALVVSESQFRVFDEPYFAGTIRGIGSALAETGLQLILAMARTPEEHARLEHYLTGQHVDGVLLLSLHGADPLPGRLEAMGVPTVLGGRPVGLDPYSYVDMDNRAGARQAVKHLLGLGRRAIATIAGSQDMGVGVDRLSGYRDALLPSGLPELVAYGDFSEHSGATAMHELLRTHPDLDAVFAASDPMALGAMRVLKAEGRSVPRDVAVIGFDDSKAALHADPPLTTVHQPTEAMGRQMAQLLVARINGEELRQPVVILDTHLVRRESA from the coding sequence ATGAACCGACCGACTCTTGAGGCAGTCGCGGCTCGGGCCGGGGTAGGCCGGGGCACGGTGTCTAGAGTCATCAATGGCTCGCCGAACGTCAGCGCGAAGGCCCGCGAGGCCGTCGAGCTGGCCATCCGCGAGCTGGGCTACGTGCCCAACCGTGCGGCGCGGGCCCTGGTCACGCGCCGCACGGACACGGTGGCCCTGGTGGTGTCCGAGTCCCAGTTCCGGGTCTTCGACGAGCCGTACTTCGCGGGCACGATCCGCGGCATCGGCTCGGCGCTGGCCGAGACCGGGTTGCAGCTCATCCTGGCGATGGCGCGCACCCCGGAGGAGCACGCGCGGCTGGAGCACTACCTGACCGGCCAGCACGTCGACGGCGTGCTGCTGCTGTCGCTGCACGGCGCCGACCCGCTGCCGGGCAGGCTGGAGGCGATGGGCGTGCCGACCGTGCTGGGCGGCCGTCCCGTCGGCCTCGACCCCTACAGCTACGTGGACATGGACAACAGGGCCGGGGCCCGGCAGGCGGTCAAGCACCTGCTGGGTCTGGGCCGCAGGGCGATCGCCACGATCGCCGGGTCCCAGGACATGGGTGTGGGTGTCGACCGTCTGTCGGGTTACCGCGACGCGCTGCTGCCGTCCGGCCTGCCGGAGCTGGTGGCCTACGGCGACTTCTCCGAGCACAGCGGGGCGACGGCGATGCACGAGCTGCTGCGCACGCATCCCGACCTCGACGCCGTGTTCGCCGCGTCCGACCCGATGGCGCTGGGCGCGATGCGCGTGCTCAAGGCCGAGGGCCGGTCGGTGCCCCGTGACGTGGCGGTGATCGGGTTCGACGACTCCAAGGCGGCGCTGCACGCCGATCCGCCGCTGACCACCGTGCACCAGCCGACCGAGGCCATGGGCCGGCAGATGGCGCAGCTGCTGGTGGCCAGGATCAACGGCGAGGAGCTGCGCCAGCCCGTCGTGATCCTCGACACGCACCTGGTGCGCAGGGAATCCGCCTGA
- a CDS encoding GH1 family beta-glucosidase, translating into MTTQEEQTRTELRFPAGFAWGAATSAYQIEGAVTEDGRGASIWDTFTATPGRILNGHNADVAIDHYHRYRDDVAIMADLGLSAYRFSVSWPRIQPAGSGAVNQKGLDFYKRLCDELRQHAIDPWLTLYHWDLPQALEDQGGWPNRDTAYRFAEYAAAVHDALKDYVHTFSTVNEPWCAAFLGYASGEHAPGRREPENAIRGAHHLNLAHGLAVQAMNARRVGGCVNLYAISPETDSERDLDAARRIDGLQNRFFLDALLLGRYPEDVLADLPFDKDFIEPGDMKTINAPIDVLLVNYYSRFTVSGAPGGAQSAAAAPTDSGSPWVGSEHVSFVNGGRPVTAMGWEIDEGGLVEILTRVAREYPPIPMVVSENGAAFEDVLDEGRIHDRERLAYVEAHLGACKEAIDAGVPLEGYFAWSLMDNFEWAWGYGKRFGLVRVDFETQERLVKDSALWYAEIIRQNRRHEPTDS; encoded by the coding sequence GTGACGACACAAGAAGAACAGACGCGTACCGAGCTGCGCTTCCCCGCGGGCTTCGCGTGGGGGGCCGCGACGTCGGCGTACCAGATCGAAGGGGCCGTCACCGAGGACGGGCGCGGCGCGTCGATCTGGGACACCTTCACCGCGACGCCGGGCAGGATCCTCAACGGGCACAACGCGGACGTGGCCATCGACCACTACCACCGCTACCGCGACGACGTCGCCATCATGGCTGACCTGGGCCTGTCGGCCTACCGGTTCTCCGTGTCCTGGCCGCGGATCCAGCCGGCCGGCTCCGGCGCGGTCAACCAGAAGGGCCTGGACTTCTACAAGCGGCTCTGCGACGAGCTGCGCCAGCACGCCATCGACCCGTGGCTGACCCTCTACCACTGGGACCTGCCGCAGGCGCTGGAGGACCAGGGCGGCTGGCCCAACCGCGACACGGCCTACCGCTTCGCGGAGTACGCGGCGGCCGTCCACGACGCGCTCAAGGACTACGTCCACACCTTCAGCACGGTCAACGAGCCATGGTGCGCCGCGTTCCTCGGCTACGCCTCGGGCGAGCACGCCCCGGGCAGGCGCGAGCCGGAGAACGCGATCAGGGGCGCGCACCACCTCAACCTGGCTCACGGCCTGGCCGTGCAGGCGATGAACGCGCGCAGAGTCGGCGGCTGCGTGAACCTGTACGCCATCAGCCCGGAGACCGACAGCGAGCGGGACCTGGACGCCGCCCGCCGCATCGACGGCCTGCAGAACCGCTTCTTCCTGGACGCCCTGCTGCTGGGCCGCTACCCGGAGGACGTGCTGGCGGACCTGCCGTTCGACAAGGACTTCATCGAGCCGGGCGACATGAAGACCATCAACGCGCCCATCGACGTGCTGCTCGTCAACTACTACAGCCGCTTCACGGTCTCGGGAGCACCGGGAGGCGCGCAGTCGGCGGCGGCCGCCCCCACGGACTCGGGGTCCCCGTGGGTGGGCAGCGAGCACGTCTCGTTCGTCAACGGCGGCCGGCCGGTCACCGCGATGGGCTGGGAGATCGACGAGGGCGGCCTGGTGGAGATCCTCACCAGGGTGGCGCGGGAGTACCCGCCGATCCCGATGGTCGTCTCCGAGAACGGCGCGGCCTTCGAGGACGTGCTGGACGAGGGCCGCATTCACGACCGGGAGCGGCTGGCCTACGTCGAGGCGCACCTGGGCGCCTGCAAGGAGGCCATCGACGCGGGCGTGCCCCTGGAGGGGTATTTCGCCTGGTCACTGATGGACAACTTCGAGTGGGCGTGGGGCTACGGCAAGCGGTTCGGCCTGGTTCGCGTGGACTTCGAGACCCAGGAACGGCTGGTGAAGGACAGCGCGCTCTGGTATGCGGAGATCATCCGGCAGAATAGGCGCCATGAACCGACCGACTCTTGA